The Castor canadensis chromosome 13, mCasCan1.hap1v2, whole genome shotgun sequence genome has a window encoding:
- the Ak1 gene encoding adenylate kinase isoenzyme 1, with protein MDEKLKKSKIIFVVGGPGSGKGTQCEKIAQKYGYTHLSTGDLLRAEVKSGSARGKKLSEIMEKGQLVPLETVLDMLREAMLAKVDSSKGFLIDGYPREVQQGEEFERRIGQPTLLLYVDAGPETMTQRLLKRGETSGRVDDNEETIKKRLDTYYKATEPVIAFYEKRGIVCKINAEGTVDNVFSQVCTHLDALK; from the exons ATGGACG agaaactgaagaaaagcaAGATCATCTTCGTGGTGG GTGGGCCTGGCTCAGGGAAAGGCACCCAATGTGAGAAGATCGCGCAGAAGTATGGCTACACCCACCTCTCCACGGGGGACCTCCTGCGGGCCGAGGTCAAATCTGGCTCTGCTCGAGGCAAGAAGCTGTCAGAAATCATGGAGAAGGGACAGCTAGTGCCACTG GAGACCGTGCTGGACATGCTCCGAGAAGCCATGCTGGCCAAAGTGGATTCTTCCAAAGGCTTCCTGATCGACGGCTACCCGAGGGAGGTGCAGCAGGGAGAAGAATTTGAGCGGCGG ATTGGACAGCCGACACTGCTGCTGTATGTGGATGCAGGCCCTGAGACCATGACCCAGCGACTCCTGAAGCGTGGGGAGACCAGTGGCCGTGTGGACGACAACGAGGAGACCATTAAGAAGCGGCTGGACACCTACTACAAGGCCACCGAACCTGTCATCGCCTTCTACGAGAAGCGTGGCATTGTGTGCAAG ATCAATGCTGAAGGTACGGTGGACAATGTCTTCTCTCAGGTCTGCACCCACCTGGATGCCCTGAAGTAG